The Lycium ferocissimum isolate CSIRO_LF1 chromosome 10, AGI_CSIRO_Lferr_CH_V1, whole genome shotgun sequence genome window below encodes:
- the LOC132034167 gene encoding photosynthetic NDH subunit of lumenal location 1, chloroplastic, with translation MAATSLSLSLGLPSAANNLNRHAALNIITCESTSPNQERSCTRRPFLLGAGALSLSLLPASALLAQGKPENYEIFVDKQDGYSYYYPSDWREFDFRGHDSAFKDRYLQLQNVRLSFIPTDKSDIHDLGPMEEVVPNLVKHVYSAPNQVANIMEMKERTTDGKNYCTFEYVLTSPNFSRAAFATIAIANGRHYTLIVGANERRWRKFRNKLKVVADSFQVLDI, from the exons ATGGCAGCTACTTCACTCTCACTGAGTCTTGGGCTTCCATCAGCAGCCAACAATTTGAATAGGCATGCTGCATTGAACATTATCACATGCGAAAGCACATCCCCTAATCAAGAGA GAAGTTGCACGAGGAGGCCATTTCTATTGGGAGCAGGAGCTCTTTCTTTGAGTTTATTACCCGCGAGTGCCCTTCTTGCCCAAG GGAAACCGGAGAACTATGAAATCTTTGTTGACAAACAAGATGGCTATTCATATTACTATCCATCAGATTGGAGG GAATTTGATTTCAGAGGTCATGATTCTGCGTTTAAGGATAGATACCTACAACTTCAAAATGTGCGACTAAGTTTTATACCAACTGATAAATCAGATATCCATGATTTGGGGCCAATGGAAGAG GTTGTGCCCAATCTTGTAAAACATGTGTACTCTGCACCAAATCAGGTGGCAAACATAATGGAAATGAAGGAG AGAACTACGGACGGGAAAAACTATTGCACATTTGAGTATGTATTGACATCTCCAAATTTTTCTCGGGCAGCATTCGCTACCATAGCAATTGCAAATG GGAGACACTACACACTAAtcgtgggagcaaatgaaaggCGATGGAGAAAATTCCGTAACAAACTTAAAGTGGTGGCTGACTCATTTCAAGTCCTGGACATTTAG
- the LOC132034168 gene encoding uncharacterized protein LOC132034168 — protein MAYVERGVVKSKRSIWRLKTITDFFWSIINFINVFFVTMFSMEKTDAYKKGSGSSKKWYGGGPGGPGSGPYGGGPRGPPRGLDNVRGIDHSSLPACGSCCG, from the exons ATGGCTTACGTTGAAAGAG GTGTGGTAAAATCCAAGCGTTCTATATGGCGATTGAAGACTATCACTGATTTCTTTTGGTCCATCATCAACTTCATTAACGTGTTTTTTGTAACTATGTTTTCG ATGGAGAAAACAGATGCCTACAAAAAAGGTTCAGGATCCAGCAAGAAGTGGTATGGTGGCGGTCCTGGAGGTCCTGGAAGTGGTCCATATGGTGGTGGTCCACGTGGGCCACCCCGTGGATTGGATAATGTCCGAGGCATCGACCACA GCTCTCTTCCTGCCTGTGGTTCTTGCTGCGGATAA